The sequence below is a genomic window from Ottowia sp. SB7-C50.
CTTCCCGTGAATCCACAAGCGCCCCCGCCGGCGCAGGAGAAGCCTGACATGAAATCCGACCGCCGCGTCTTCCTCAAATCGCAGGCCATGACGGCCGCCGCCGCTGCCGCCGGCATCCCCATCGTGGCCGAGGCGCAAAAGGCCGCGCCTGCCGCGCCAGCGGCCGGCGTGCGCTGGGACAAGGCGCCCTGCCGCTTCTGCGGCACCGGCTGCTCCGTGATGGTGGGCGTGCAAGAAGGCAAAGTGGTCGCCACGCAAGGCGACCCGGAGGCGCCGGTCAACCGCGGCCTGAACTGCATCAAGGGCTACTTCCTGTCCAAGATCATGTACGGCAAGGACCGGCTGACCACGCCGCTGTTGCGCAAGAAAAACGGCCAGTACGACAAGAACGGCGAGTTCACGCCCATCAGTTGGAATGAAGCCTTCGACATCATGGCGCTGAAGTGGAAAGAGGCGCTGAAAACCGCCGGCCCCGCGGGCGTGGGCATGTTTGGCTCCGGCCAGTGGACGATCTGGGAAGGCTACGCCGCCAGCAAGTTGTGGAAGGCGGGCTTTCGCAGCAACAACATCGACCCCAATGCGCGCCACTGCATGGCATCGGCCGTGACGGGCTTCATGCGCACCTTCGGCATCGACGAGCCGATGGGCTGCTACGACGACATTGAGCAGGCCGACGCCTTCGTGCTGTGGGGCAGCAACATGGCCGAGATGCACCCCATCCTGTGGAGCCGCATCACGGATCGCCGCCTGTCGCAGCCGACGTGCAAGGTGGCGGTGCTCTCGACTTTCGAGCACCGCAGCTTCGACCTGGCAGACATGCCCATGATCTTCACGCCGCAGACCGACCTGGCGATCATGAACTACATCGCCCACTACATCATCAGCAACAAGAAATACAACGCTGATTTCGTCAAGAAGCACGTCAACTTCAAGGCCGGCGAAACCGACATCGGCTACGGCCTGCGCCCCAACCACGCGCTGGAAAAAGACGCCAAGGCCAACGGCTACCCCGGCGCCGACGGCAAGCCCAAGACCAACCCCAACGACGCCAAGCCGATCACGTTTGACGAATACGCCAAGTTCGTCAGCGACTACACGCTGGACAAGGTGAGCAAGCTCTCCGGCGTGCCGGCCAAGCAACTGGAAGACCTGGCCAAGCTGTATGCCGACCCGAAGGTCAAGGTCGTCAGCTTCTGGACCATGGGCTTCAACCAGCACACGCGCGGCACCTGGGCCAACAACATGATCTACAACATCCATCTGTTGATGGGCAAGATCAGCCAGCCCGGCAATGGCCCCTTCAGCCTGACGGGCCAGCCCAGCGCCTGCGGCACAGCGCGCGAGGTGGGCACCTTTGCCCACCGCCTGCCGGCCGACATGGTGGTGACCAACCCCGAGCACCGCAAGCACACCGAGGAAATCTGGCAACTGCCCGACGGAACCCTGCCCGACAAGATCGGCCTGCACGCCGTGGCGCAAAGCCGCGCGCTGAAAGACGGCAAGCTGCTGTGCTACTGGACCAGCACCACCAACAACATGCAGGCCGGCCCCAACATCAACGACGAGATCTACCCCGGCTGGCGCAACCCCAAGACCTTCGTGGTGGTGAGCGACCCGTACCCCACCGTGAGCGCCATGGCCGCCGACCTGGTGCTGCCCACGGCGATGTGGGTCGAGAAGGAAGGCGCCTACGGCAACGCCGAGCGCCGCACGCAGTTCTGGCGCCAGCAAGTCAGCGCGCCCGGCCAGGCCAAGAGCGACCTGTGGCAGTACATCGAGTTCTCCAAGCGCTTCAAGATGGAAGAAGTCTGGCCCGCCGAACTGCTGGCCAAAAAGCCCGAGTACAAGGGCAAGACGCTGTTCGACGTGCTCTACAAGAACGGCAAGGTCAACAAGTTCCCCATGGCCGACGTGGGCAAGGTGAACGGCAAGTACGTGCCGAACTACCTGAACGACGAGTCGAAGGAACTGGGCTACTACCTGCAGAAGGGCCTGTTCGAGGAATACGCCGAATTCGGCCGCGGCCACGGGCACGACCTGGCGAGCTTCGACACTTACCACGAAGCACGCGGCCTGCGCTGGCCGGTGGTCGACGGCAAGGAAACGCTGTGGCGCTTCCGCGAAGGCTACGACCCGTATGTGAAGAAGGGCGAAGACATCAAGTTCTACGGCCACAAGGACGGCAAGGCGGTGATCTTTGCCCTGCCTTACCAGCCCGCCGCCGAATCGCCTGACAAGGAGTTCGACCTGTGGCTGTGCACCGGCCGCGTGCTGGAGCACTGGCACACCGGCAGCATGACGCGCCGCGTGGCCGAACTGCACCGCGCCGTGCCCGAGGCGGTGTGCTTCATGCACCCCGACGACGCGGCGGCGCGCAAGCTGCAGCGCGGCATGCAGGTCAAGATCCAGTCGCGGCGCGGAGAAATCCTGGCGGCGGTGGAAACCCGCGGCCGCAACAAGGTGCCGCGCGGGCTGATCTTCGTGCCCTTCTTCGACGAGAGCCGGCTGATCAACAAGCTGACGCTGGATGCGACGTGCCCGATCTCGAAAGAGACGGATTTCAAGAAGTGCGCGGCGCGGGTGGTGAAGGCTTGATGCGCTGCTAAACAGCCGGCCGCGAAGGACGCAAAAGTTACGCGAAGGACGCGAAAGAATTCAAAAAAATTTGGTTTTCCTTTTGCGTCCTTCGCGAATCCTTCGCGCCCTTCGCGTCCGGTATTTCTTCTGATCCACGCCCATGCAAATCAACCGCCGCAACCTCCTGCAAGGCGCCGCCAGCGCCGGCACGGCTGCGCTGGTGGCGGGCGGGGCGGCGGTGTTGTCCAAGCCCGCGCTGGCGCGCCCCGCGCAGGCGATCCGGCCGCCGGGCGCGTTGGCCGAGCGCGAGTTCCTGGCCGCCTGCGTGCGCTGCGGCCTGTGCGTGCGCGACTGCCCGCCGCAGAACCTGAAGCTCAGCACCTGGGGCAGCGGACTAGCGGCGGATGTCGCGATTGGCACGCCGTACTTCGAAGCGCGCCAGATCCCGTGCGAGATGTGCGACCACATCCCCTGCGTCAAGGCCTGCCCCACCGGCGCGCTGGACCATGCGCTGACCGACATCAGCAAGGCGAAGATGGGCACGGCCGTGCTGATCGACCAGGAGAACTGCCTCAACTTTTTAGGCCTGCGCTGCGACGTGTGCTACCGCGTCTGCCCCGTGATCGACAAGGCCATCACGCTGGAGAAGATGAGCAACCCACGCAGCGACCGCCACGCCATGCTGCTGCCCACGGTGCACGCCGAGCACTGCACCGGCTGCGGCAAGTGCGAGAAAAGCTGCGTGCTGGAAGAAGCGGCCATCAAGGTCGTGCCGACGAAAATCGCGCGCGGCGAACTGGGCCACCACTACCGCAAGAATGTGGTGCAGCGCAGCGATGTGGGCCACGTGGGGGAGACGCGGGCGGGTGAGAAGGTCGAGGCCACACCCGGCCTGCCGAAGTTCGGCCAGCCGACGCAGCGGCTGCCGGACGTGCCGCATGAAGGCGACCTGAACCCGCTGCGCTCCGGCGCCGCGCCGTACAACCCGGCGCCGATTCTGGGCAGCAAACCGGGGGCTGCGCCATGAGCACAATCGCCCCAATTTCAACCTCAAACAAGCCTCTTGCGCCCGTCCAGAAAGCGCAAGCAGCTATCAAAAACAAAGCACCCAGCGCCGAAGCCATCCGCGACAAGGGCTGGTGGAAGGCGCATCAGTGGCTGATCCTGCGGCGCGCGTCGCAGCTGTCCATCCTGACCCTGTTCCTGCTCGGCCCGCTGGCGGGCGTGTGGATCGTCAAGGGCAATCTCTCATCCAGCCTGACGCTGAACACGCTGCCGTTGACCGACCCGTTCCTGCTGGCGCAGGTCATGGCCGCGCGCCACTGGCCCGAAACCGCCGCGCTGCTGGGCGCCGCCATCGTGATCGTGTTCTACGCCCTCATCGGCGGCCGCGTGTTCTGCTCATGGGTGTGTCCCGTCAACATGGTGACCGATGGCGCGTCGTGGCTGCGCCGCCGCTTCAACATCACCACCGGCCGCGCCCCAAAGCGCGAGTTGCGCTTCTGGATTCTGGGCGCCGTGCTGGTGATGAGCGCCGCCACCGGCATGGTGGTGTGGGAGACCGTGAACCCCGTCAGCCTGATGCACCGCGCCCTCATTTTTGGCGGCGTGGTCGCCTGGGGCGGCGTGGCGGCGGTGTTCCTGTTTGATCTGCTCATCGCCCCGCGCGGATGGTGCGGCCATGTGTGTCCGATGGGCGCGGCCTACCACCTGATCGGCAGCAAGAGCCTGCTGCGCGTCAGCGCCCAGCACTCATCCAAGTGCAACGACTGCGCAGACTGCTACGCCGTCTGCCCCGAGCCGCACATCATCCCTGTCCCGCTCAAGGGCAAGGCCGGCGCGCTGCCCGTGATTGCCACCGCCGACTGCACCAATTGCGGCCGCTGCATCGACGTGTGCAGCAAGGACGTGTTTGTTTTTACCCACCGATTCGACACCCGGAGAGACTGATGACCAAGCTCATCGCCCTGTTCAAGACCCTGCTTGTCGCGGCCGCGCTGGCCGCTGGCGGTGCCCAGGCCCAGACCGCACCTTCGGCCGCCGCCAACGCCGCACCCAGCGGGCCGGTGAAGATGGACAGCCTGCGCAGCGGCGTGCCGATTCAGGACAGCATCGCCATCACCCCTGCGCGGCAAGAGCGCGACTCGCGCCCCATCGACCGCGACTTCGTGCAGCAGCCGCCGCTGATCCCGCACACCATTGCCGGTTACCAGATCACCAAGAACTTCAACAAGTGCATGGATTGCCACGCCTTCAACCGCGCCAAGGCCGCCGGCGCCACGCGCGTGAGCGTGACGCACTTCCGCACCCGCGAGGGCCAAGAGCTGGACAACATCAGCCCGCGCCGCTACTTCTGCACCGCCTGCCACGTGCCGCAGACCGACGCCAAGCCGCTGGTGGACAATACCTTCACGCGCGCCCGCGGCTTGCGCTAAGTCATCAAGAGAAATAGCCTGTAGCGCACGTCAGACAAGCGCGAGCAGCTATTAAAAACAGAGTAAACCGCTTGCAGGAAAGCCGCCATGGACGATCAGACCCCCCTCGCCCGCACCCGTTGATCCCGCGCCACGCCGCGGCTTGTTCGGCCGCCTGCTGGCCATGGTGCGCACACGCCGCTTCGCCATCCTGTCGTCGGCCTTTGTTGCCGGCATCCTGTTCTGGGGCGCGTTCAACACCGCCATGGAATGGACCAACCGCGAGGAGTTCTGCATCTCCTGCCACGAGATGCGCGACAACGTGTTCACGGAATACCGCAACACCATCCACTACCAGAACCGCACCGGCGTGCGCGCCACCTGCCCGGATTGCCACGTGCCCAAGGAGTGGACGCACAAGATCATCCGCAAGATTCAGGCCAGCAACGAGGTGTGGCACCACCTGCTGGGCAGCATCGACACGCCCGAGAAGTACAACGCCAAGCGCGCGCAACTGGCCGCCAACGAATGGGCGCGCATGAAGCGCACCGACAGCCGCGAATGCCGCAACTGCCACCACTTCGACTTCATGGACTACACCGAGCAAAACCGCCGCGGCGCCGCCACGCACCAGGCCGCGTTTGCCGCCGGCCAGACCTGCATCGACTGCCACAAGGGCATCGCCCACACGCTGCCGCCGATCGAGCAGCACATCGGCGCGCCCAAACCCAACCCGGCCGATCTGGGCAAGCCCGAGATCACGGAGCCGTTGCCGGCAAATTGAAGTAGTCTGGCGATCAGCCCGCTGCGTTCGCCTTCAGGCGCAGCGCGTCCAGCACCAGGCTGAACGCCGGCGAGGGCTGCCGCCGGCTTGGGTAGTACAGGTGGCAGCCGTCGAACGGCGGGCACCAGTCTTCCAGCACCTGCACCAGCGCGCCGCTGTCCAGGTGGGCGCGCACCTCATCCTCGGGCAACAACACCAGGCCCAGCCCCGCCAGCGCTGCGTCGATCTGCGGCGGCACGGTGTTGAAGATCAACGGGCCATCGACCCGCACGTTCACCGCCTTGCCGCGCTTGGCAAAGTCCCACACATACAAGCCGCCCGAGCTGACCATGCGCTGGTTGATGCAGCGGTGCGCCGCCAGGTCGTGCGGCGTTTTCGGCCGGGGATGGCGCGCGAAGTAGTCGGGCGATCCGGCCACGACCATCGACATCGGGGGGGCCGATGGACATGGCGATCATGTCTTTGTCTATCGTGCTGCCTAGCCGCACGCCGGCGTCGAAGCGGTCGGCCACGATGTCGCGAAAGCCGTAGTTCACGTCGAACTCGAACGTGATTTCCGGGTACTCGCGCACCAGCGGCATCAGCCTGGGCATCAGGATGGTCTGCAGCACGCCGTCGCCGCAGGTGATGCGCACCGTGCCCGCAGGCTTGTCGCGCAGCGCCGTCAGCGCGTTCAGTTCGGCCTCGATCTCGTCGAAGCGGTGGCCGATGGCGCGCGCCAGCCGCTCGCCCGCCGCCGTGGGCGCCACGCTGCGCGTGGTGCGCGTCAGCAGGCGAATTTGCAGGCGCTCTTCCAGCCCGCGCACGGCCTGGCTGAGGGCCGATTGCGTCACGCCCAGCGTGGCCGCGGCGCGCGTGAAGCTGCCTTCGCGCGCCACGGTGACGAAGGCCAGCAGGTCGTTCAGGTTGCGTCGCGCCATGCGGCGGATTATGAAGTCTGGCTAATAGGCTAGATAAGCATTCATCACCTAGTCAAAGACTCGGCCGATACCCAGAATTAGCGCCATCGCTGCAGGCGGCCCACCCCGCCAACGCGGCAAAACGCTGACAAGGAGCACCCCACATGAACCCCAACCTGTCCCGCCGCCGTGCGCTGCAAGCCGCCCTGTCCGTGGGCGGCGCGAGCCTGGCCGCCCTGCCGTCCGCCGCCGTTGCGCAATCCGCCGCCCGATCCACGCTCACCACCGCCCCCGCCATGACGCTCACCGAAAAATGGGACAAGCTTTTCCCGAAAAGCCCGAAAGTCGATCACCAGAAGGTCACGTTCAGCAACCGCTACGGCATCACGCTGGCAGGCGATCTGTACCTGCCCAAGGCGCGCACAGCCGCGCGCGGGCCCGCCATCGTCGTGGGTGGGCCGTTCGGCGCGGTCAAGGAGCAGGTCTCGGGTCTGTACGCGCAAACACTGGCCGAGCGCGGCTTCGCCACGCTGGCGTTCGACGGTTCGTACACCGGCGAGAGTGGTGGCCAGCCGCGCAACATCGCCTCGCCCGACATCAACACCGAGGACTTCAGCGCCGCCGTCGACTTCATCGGCCTGCTGCCGCAGGTGGACCGCGAGCGCATCGGCATGATCGGCGTCTGCGGCTGGGGCGGCATGGCGCTGAATGCGGCTGCCGTAGACAAGCGCATCAAGGCCGTGGTCAGCAGCACCATGTACGACCTCTCGCGCGTCGCGGCGCGGGGCTACAACGACCGCATGACGCTGGCCGAGCGCACAAAGGCGCTGGAGCAGCTCAGCCGCCAGCGCTGGGCCGACGCGGAAAAGGGCGCACCCGCCTACCAGCCGCCCTACAACGTGCTGAAGGGTGGCGAGGCGCAGTTCCTGGTCGACTACCACGACTACTACATGACGCCACGCGGCTACCACCCGCGCGCCGTCAACTCGGGCAACGCGTGGACGCAGACCAACCCGATGTCGTTCATGAACGCGCCGCAGTTGACCTACATCGCCGAGATCTCGCCGCGCCCGGTGCTCATCATCCACGGCGAAAAAGCCCACTCGCGCTACATGAGCGAAACCGCCTACGCGGCGGCGGCCGAGCCGAAAGAGCTGCTCATCATCCCCGGCGCGAGCCACGTTGATCTGTACGACAACCTGCAGAAGATTCCGTTCGACCGGATAAACGCCTTCTTCAAGCAGCATCTGGTCTGAGGCGCGGGCTGTCGAGTTCTCCATGGATACCCTGCGTCTGAACATTGCCATTGACGACCAACCGTTCGCGGCCGCGCTGGCCGACAGCCCGGCCGCGCGCGCCTTTGCAGCGCAACTGCCGCTTTTCCTGACGTTGCAGGACTACGAGGGCACCGAGAAGATCGCCGCACTGGCCGACCGCCTGCCGGCTGAGCCCGGCGCCGCGCACACCGCGCGGCCGGGCGACATCACCTACTACGCGCCCTGGGGCAACCTGGCGCTGTTCTACGGCAATGGCCCCAGCGCGCCATCGGGCCTGGTGTATCTGGGCCGCTTCGACGGCGACGTGATCGCCGCGCTGCGGGGCGCCACGCGCCTTCGCATCGAACACGCGCAGTGACGGAGCCGGATCGAAGACGCCATCTGCGCTGCCATGGACAAGTTACTGGGGTGTCGACCTCAGCGCTCACCGGCGAAAAGCGGCCGACCGCCTGTCCAACTACCCGCAAGATGCGTCGGTCACGCAGCTTGACGCGGGCCGATCATCGCCGCCCCCACCGGGCACACCGCCACGCATTCGCCGCAGGCGGTGCAGGCGGCCAGGTCCAGCTGCATCTGGCTGATGCCGCCCGGTGCGGGCCTGAAGCGGATGGCGCGCGGGGCGCAGGCGTCGGCGCAGATGCGGCACTCCACCTTTTGCAGCGCCAGGCAATGCGGTGCGATGCGCACCTGCCAGCCGGGCCAGGCGGCGTGCGATGTGCCGGCCTGCGCTGCCTCGGCGGCCGGGCGGTTCAGTGCCTGTGGCTCGCACGCGGCTTCGCAGGCGCCGCAGAAGTCGCAGCCCTGCGCCGAAAAATCGACTTCCGGAAAGCCGCCATCGCCCACCTTCAGCACGTGGCGCGGGCAGCCTTCGACGCAGGCGTGGCAGCGCACACACTGTTCGGTAAAGCGCGCCTCGGCCACCGCCCAGGGCGGGCGTTGCACCACCGGCGCCTGCGGCGCCGCCGCGTCGGCCATGCGCCCGCGCAGGAAGGAGCGGCGGCGCGGGTCAACCATCGTGGCCCCCGGCCGTGGCGTTGACAGGGTTCATCGGGCGAAACCATCCGATGCCGGAAATCGGTGCGCCGTACACCCCGGCGTCACGATTTGGCGGCATGATGCGGGCCGCGAACCACTGCATGAGCACTTTCCCATGACTTCTGTCACCGCAATCCATCGTGTCCACCGCCTGGGGCTGGCCGCCGCGCTGGCGCTGGTTGGCCTTTGCGCGACGCCCGCCTGGGCGCAGCGTGATGGCGCGCCCAGTCGCACGACGCAGGTGCAATTCAAGGCCGGCGCGACCGACGCCAGCTACCGCGGCACGCTGCGCGGGCTGCAGGCGCACAGCTACCGCTTTAGCGCCCGCAAGGGCCAGGTGCTGAACGCCACGCTGAACAGCCCAAGTCCCGACCTGCAGACGGTGCTGTACGCCATCGGCAAGAACGGCGTCGCCGTCAACCCCGTCGACGACCCACTGTCGACCGATCATCAGACGCTGCCGTACAGCGGCCGCTACGAGATTCGCGTGATGAAGACGCGCGATGGCGGCAGCGCGCCCTACACGCTGCACCTCTCCATCGCCCACGCCAGTGACGCACCGGCAGCGCCGACGGTCGCGGCGACGCCCGAACTGCGCCGCGCACCGTGGATCCACTACCGCTGCCAGGACGGCCAGCGCGTGAGCGTGCGCTACCACTACGGCGAAGCCACCGCCCGCGCGCAGGTGCGGGTCGATGACCGCATCACCACGCTGGGCTACGGCGCTGACAGCAACGCCGACATGACCGTGTTCGAGGGCGGGCGTCTGAAATGGATCATCGAGAACCTGCCACCCGCGCGCAAGCGCGACGCCCGCGGCGGCATGCTGACGCGCGCCGAGACGCAGGTGGTCAACGGCGAGAAGCTGGCGGTGGACAACATCCTGCGCAAGGACTGCAACCCGCTGCGCTGAGCGGCCGCCCCGTTCCGTCATTCCCGCGCAGGCGGGAATCGATGGGCGGTGCATTGCCTTGCGGCCGGCGGATGCGTGGATTCCCGCCCGCGTGGGAATGACAGCGAAAGCCGGAGCGGTCAAGCCAGGTGCCTTTCAATCATTTTTTTGTAGCACCCGGCGCTGATGGGTCTTGCGTGTTCGGCTGTCCAGGCTGTGAAACCCGCGGGTCGCGCCCCGCCGCCAGCTGCGCCAGCGCCGCGTCCAGCGCCTGGCGGTCAGCGCTGCCTTCGGGGTAAAGGTCGCGCAGTTGCGCCATCACCTTTTGCGCGGCCGCGGCATCGCCCCGATCCAGCGCGGCCAGCGCGCGCAGCATCAGCACGCCGGGCGCGTTGGCGTCGAGGCTCATGGCGCGCGCCAGCAGCTCCTGGCTGCGGCGGTCGAAACGCTGCCCCTGGCTGAGGATGCGCGCCTCGGTCCATTCGGCCATGGCTTCGGCGTCGTCCCAGGCCAGGTCCTGGGCGTGTTCCCACGCCTCGGCCGATTCGGCGTAACGTTGCAGCACCTTGTAGCTGCGCGCCAGCATCAGCCAGCCGGCCGGGTTGTCGGGCTGGTCTTGCAGGCGCTCGGCCAGCTTGCCGACCATGGTCTCGGCCGATTCGGTGGGCACCGGGTGGCGGTCGCGCGGGTTCAGGCCGCGCGGGTTGCCCAGCGCGGCGTACAGCGCCATGGCCGCCAACGGCAGCGTGAGCGTCAGCCACCCCATGCGGCGCCGCGCCCCCGCCGTGTCGTCGTCGGCGCTGGCCGACCACACCAGACTGGCGGTGAACAGCGCCACCAGCGCCATGGCCGCCAGCACAAAGGGCCACAGCCAGTCGGTGCCCAGGATCATGGCCATCGGGTTCATGGCGTACCCCCTGCGTCGTCCGCCGCGTCGTGGCCCCGCGCCGCGCGGCCGCGCACGGTGCGCCACACCAGCAGCCCACCGCCGGCCAGCAGCAGCAGCGGGCCGGCCCACAGCAGCAGGGTGCTGGCCTGCACCGGCGGCTTGTAGTTGACGAAATCGCCGTAGCGCGCGCGCAGGAAGTCGCGGATCTGCTCGTCGCTGTCGCCCTGCGCCATGCGGGCGCGGATGTCGCGCTTCAAATCCATGGCCAGCGGCGCGTGCGAATCGGCCAGCGATTCGTTCTGGCACACCAGGCAGCGCAGGTCCTGCGTCAGGCGGTGCATGCGGTCGGCCAGCGGGTCGGTGGCGGACCAGGCGCAGAACGCTATCAATAAACTAGCTGCCAACGCTTTCAGGACCAGCGCCAGCGGGTTAAAACGCTTGAAATGGCTCATCGCCCCGCCTCCAGCAGCGGCAGAACGCGGGTGCGAATCACTTCGTCGGTCAGCGCGCCGACGTGCTTGAAGCGGATCACGCCCTGCGCGTCGACGACAAAGCTTTCGGGCGCCCCGTACACCCCCAGGTCGATGCCCATGCGGCCATCGGCGTCGACCATCGAGCCGACGAACGCGTTGCCATGGCGTGCCAGCCAAGCCAGCGCGTCGGCCCGCTTGTCCTTGTGGTTCAGGCCGATCAGCTGGTCGGCATGGCCTTGCGTGCGCAGTTGCGCAGCCAGCTTCATCAGCTCGGGGTGTTCCTGCAGGCAGGTGGTGCACCACGACGCCCACAGGTTGACCAGCCGCGCCTTGCCGCGCCACTGCGCCGGGCCCATGGATCGGTCGGGCGCTTCGAGCAGTGGCAGCGCACGGCCGGGCCAGGGCTGGCCGATGAGCACGCTGTCGAGCTGGCGCGGATCGCGCGTCATGCCCACCGCCAGCAGCACCAGCAGCGCGGCAACGCACGCGAACGCGGCCCACAGCCCCCAGCGGCGCGCGCGCGGCGTCGACGACATGGCCGGTGCGGTCGGCGCGCTCACGGCAGCCCCCCCTTCGCGGGCGGCTTCAGGCGGCGCGATCACTCTGTTTTTAATAGCTGCATCCGCGCTTTTGGCAAGCGCTTGCGCCCTTTTCGATTCAGAACGCCGATAGCGACGCGCCGCCGCGGCCACGCCCGCGCCCAGCGCCATCAGCACCACGCCGATCCACACCCAGCGCATGAAAGGCTTGTGCTGCACGCGCACGCTCCAGGCGCCGAAGGGCGTGCCCTCCAGCGGCTCGCCCAGCGCCACGTACACATCGCGCAGCAGGCCCCAGCGGATGGCGCTTTCGGTCATGGGCATGCTGCTGCCGACGTAGTTGCGCTTTTCGGCCTTGAGCGCCACCGGCGGCTCGCCCGCGCAAGCCAGCGTGAAATGCCCCGCCAGCGCCATGTAGTTGGGGCCGCGCGCGGGGTCGATGCGGTCGAACGTGATGCGGCAATCGGCGATGGGGTGCGTTTGCGATGCCGCGTCGGCCACGCTGGCCTTGCTGTTGCCGGGCACCAGGCGCACGTCGCGCTCCACACCATAGCCGCCGACCATCGCCACGCCGATGGCGAACACGGCCACGCCGAGGTGGGCGATGACCATGCCCCACTGCGATGCCGTCAGGCGGCGCATGCCATGAGTCTGCGATGCCGTCAGCCCTCCCTTGCGCCATTGCTGCCACGCCCACAGCTTGGTCGCCGCGCCCGCCACGCAGGCCAGCGCCAGCGTCAGCACCACCGCGGGGCGTGCGCTGCCGTACAGCGTGTGCAGCAAACCCCAGGCGGCGATCAGCGCCACGACGAAGCCCACGCTCAATGCCTTGAACATGCGCGCGGTTGACGCATCCAGCCCCGCGCCCCAACGCAGCCACGCGGCGGGAATCAGCAGCGCCAGCAGCAGCAGAAACACCGGCGCCAGCACCGCCTCGAAATACGGCGGGCCCACGCTGATCTTGCCCAGGCGCAGCGCATCCATCGCCAGCGGATACAGCGTGCCCAGCAGCACCGTGGCGCAGGCCACGATGAGCAGCAGGTTGTTGAGCAGGATGCCGGTCTCGCGCGAGGCCAGCGCCGTGGGCAGCGGGCCGCGCGCGTCCACCAGCCGGTCGGCGTGCCGCGCGTACAGCGCCATCGCCCCCAGCACAAACGCCGCAATCAGCCCCAGCATGAACACGCCGCGCCGCGGGTCGCTGGCAAACGCGTGTACCGAGGTCAGCACGCCCGACCGCACCAGGAAGGTGCCGAGCAGCGACAGGATGAAGGCGCCAATGGCCAGCACCGCCGTCCAGTGCGGCAGCGCGCGCCGCCCCTCGCGCACCGCCAGCGTGTGCGCCAGCGCGGCCAGCACCAGCCAGGGCATGAACGACGCGTTTTCGACCGGATCCCAGAACCACCAGCCGCCCCAGCCCAGTTCGTAATACGCCCACCACGACCCCAGCGCGATGCCCAGCGACAGCGCCGC
It includes:
- the napF gene encoding ferredoxin-type protein NapF, which translates into the protein MVDPRRRSFLRGRMADAAAPQAPVVQRPPWAVAEARFTEQCVRCHACVEGCPRHVLKVGDGGFPEVDFSAQGCDFCGACEAACEPQALNRPAAEAAQAGTSHAAWPGWQVRIAPHCLALQKVECRICADACAPRAIRFRPAPGGISQMQLDLAACTACGECVAVCPVGAAMIGPRQAA
- a CDS encoding cytochrome c-type biogenesis protein; this translates as MSHFKRFNPLALVLKALAASLLIAFCAWSATDPLADRMHRLTQDLRCLVCQNESLADSHAPLAMDLKRDIRARMAQGDSDEQIRDFLRARYGDFVNYKPPVQASTLLLWAGPLLLLAGGGLLVWRTVRGRAARGHDAADDAGGTP
- a CDS encoding heme lyase CcmF/NrfE family subunit — encoded protein: MLPELAHLLLILALLAAAVQAWSGLAPHAQPRLARVALAWQVVGIAGAFALLGAGFVQDDFSVTYVVQHGHRDLPLLYKVSAIWGGHEGSLLLWALILAAWSVLAAWGLRGIAANKGAAEAYSAGAGAPYCVKDEFVARVLGFLALVSLAMLAFILFTSNPFIRLLPAADEGQSLNPLLQDPGLALHPPLLYVGYVGTAVPFGMVMAVLAYADAPRDWVKAMRPFVLLAWAALSLGIALGSWWAYYELGWGGWWFWDPVENASFMPWLVLAALAHTLAVREGRRALPHWTAVLAIGAFILSLLGTFLVRSGVLTSVHAFASDPRRGVFMLGLIAAFVLGAMALYARHADRLVDARGPLPTALASRETGILLNNLLLIVACATVLLGTLYPLAMDALRLGKISVGPPYFEAVLAPVFLLLLALLIPAAWLRWGAGLDASTARMFKALSVGFVVALIAAWGLLHTLYGSARPAVVLTLALACVAGAATKLWAWQQWRKGGLTASQTHGMRRLTASQWGMVIAHLGVAVFAIGVAMVGGYGVERDVRLVPGNSKASVADAASQTHPIADCRITFDRIDPARGPNYMALAGHFTLACAGEPPVALKAEKRNYVGSSMPMTESAIRWGLLRDVYVALGEPLEGTPFGAWSVRVQHKPFMRWVWIGVVLMALGAGVAAAARRYRRSESKRAQALAKSADAAIKNRVIAPPEAAREGGAAVSAPTAPAMSSTPRARRWGLWAAFACVAALLVLLAVGMTRDPRQLDSVLIGQPWPGRALPLLEAPDRSMGPAQWRGKARLVNLWASWCTTCLQEHPELMKLAAQLRTQGHADQLIGLNHKDKRADALAWLARHGNAFVGSMVDADGRMGIDLGVYGAPESFVVDAQGVIRFKHVGALTDEVIRTRVLPLLEAGR